The sequence CTTATACTTATTTATATGTAGTAGTATACTAAAAAGGCGTATAAGCTCTAATAAAATGATATTCATGTACCATGTAAAAAATTACTAATTGTGGACTAAATTTAAAAATTTGTGGACAAAGCACAGGGCTGCCCACGTTATTTTAACGGCTGTTGAGTTCGAGAAATTGGGACACTAGTGTTTGAACGATATATAAGTCTGATTTTGGAAAAAAGCAGTGAGTAGAATTATTTAATAATACAATTTGTAAATTATCTGAGCCGAGCATATTTTGATATGAAAATACACCTTTGTAGTTGAGAGTTTCATCTAATTGTGATTGAAAGATGAGCGTGGGGATTTTGAAGGAGGGCAATTTCTTTTTTGTGGCATTGATAAGAGAGTATATGCCAGATATGGGAATAATCCAAGGAATGTATTCGTACCAGGAGCCGTTTTGGATACTATATAGAGGTCGAGATTCGCCTCTATTAAATACGGTAGAAATTTCTTTCTTTTTGGTAACAACGCCAAGGCACATTTTCATTTTGGTAGCAGATAGGCTGATTTTCATTGGTGGGTTTAGTAAAATGATACCGGCGGCATTAATGGTGTCTGCAAAGTCAAGGCAAAACAGAGCGCCCATAGAGTGACCCATAAGATAAACGTTTTTGTATTGTTGGTGCATTTTGTAAATTTCGGATTGGGCGCAGCTTTTCCAGTGGAGTTTATTGCTATGGCTAAAGTCTTTGCAGCTGCCGCCATGGCCAGGCAATAATGGAGCGTGAACATCCAAGCCGAGAGATTGGAAAATAGATAAAAATGGGATGAATTGATTGGGGCTGCCAAAGAGACCGTGAAGGCAGAGGATACCGTTATCATTGCCAGTTGTAATATGAATAGGGGGGTGATTTTTATTTCGCATTTTCGATGAACTCCTTAGAATATTTTTTCTTATTATATCACTTTTGATAATTATTATGTGAGTAGTGACGCTTGAATAAGTAAAGATAGACATGCTATAATTGTGAATGGCAATAAAATAACAAATTGATGGAGGAAATTGTATGAGTCGATATACTTATGCAGATTTTTATGTTGCAACAAATGGAAACGATAGCTGGAGTGGAAAGCTGGCGGTTCCAAATGAAGAATTAACAGATGGGCCATTTTTAACTTTGGAAAAAGCAAGACGGGCAGTGAGAATTTTTAAGAAAGGTGTGTATAGAGATATTTATGTTTTGATTAGAGGTGGAGAATATTCGATAAACAGAACGATAAATTTTGTACCGAATGATTCGCATTATCCGGGGTTTAGAATAGTTTATGCTGCGTATCAAGACGAGACTCCAATATTTTCCAGCGATGCTAAGATAGAGGGCTGGACGTTGGCAACAGATGTGGCGGGGTTGCCAGAAAAAGCTGTGGGTAAAGTATATGAGGCAGCAATACCGAAGATGGGCAAGGAGAGATTTTACTGCTTATTTGAAAATGGAAAAATGTTGACGCGAGCGCGATCAAGAAGTTATTTACCGACTGTAAAAGTAAATTGTAAAGATGGGTGGGGCAATATTCATGAGGTTGTAGAAGCGGATAGATCCACTATTCATTATGCCGAGGGATCAATTAAAAATTGGGATAATTTATCGGATATAGAGTTATTTATTCAGCCTAACGTAGGGTTTGTAACAAATTATCTCAGCTTAGAAAGTGTGGATGAAGCAAACTCGATTGCAACGACCGCGATACCTGCAACGTATGGAATGGGAATCGTTCACAAAGGAGCGCAAACGTTTGACGACGGATCCTATAGGGTAGAAAATTGTATAGAAGACCTCGACGCACCTGGTAAATGGGTGATTAATACTAATGTAAAAAAAGTGTATTATTACCCTATAAATGAAGTGCCAGAGAATGTAACTTATCCGTCATTAACAGAGCTTGTGTTTGTGGATGGGCATGAGTTAGGAGGAATTGTAACTGGTCTAGTGTTTGAAGGGATAACATTTACCAGAGGAGATAGAGCGGTGATGCTCGAGAACGATATTACGTTGCAGCATGAGTGGGAATTTTTTAACAAGAGCAATGCGTTGGTAAGATTTAGAAATACTAAAGAGTGTGTTGTGGATGGGTGCAGATTTTGCAACACTGGCTCGAGTGCGATACGATTTGATTTGTATGCGCAGTGTAATATAGTAAAAAATAATTTAATAGATTATGTAGGTGGTTCTGGAATATTGTTTGCAGGATATGGGCCGGGAGTGAAGGATGTAAATAGGTGTAATCGTATCGAAAACAATCATATTCACCACAATGGCCAAAGCTATTACCAGGCGCCAGCAATTATGCTATGGCAAAGCGGAGATAACTTTGTAAAAAATAATTTGATGCACCACATAACCTATGATGCGATTGTGTTAAGTGGAGTGAGACCTTCGTTTTACCATGCAAAAGGATTTTTGCGAGAAATGACAGAAACAATACGAGTAAATGAAGTGGTACAAGATTCGTTGTATGCAGAAGCGAGGACACCGAAGGAAGTTGGAGAGTATTGGGGCAAAACGTTAGGATATGCGTTTACCAAAAATAATATTATAGAAGATAACGAAATGTTTTTGGTGATGCTAAAGCTTTTTGACGGCAATGCTATATACCTGTCTGATGTGGGCAGAAATAATGTGATCAACAGAAACTATATTCACCACTTAAACGGAGTTGGCATGCAGCAGGCAATACGCACTGACGCTTATGTAACTGATACTCCTATTACAAATAATATTGTGTATAACTGCACTGGTGGAGGAATTAATACCAAGCATTATAATAATCATGTGATCAATAATATTATAGCAGATATCAGAGATATAGTTTATTTAAACGATGCGGGCAAAGAGAATCGAATGTTTATTGGATATATTAGTCTGTGGGGAATTTATGAGACTGAAGCTCCGCCAAATGTAGATGTGCAGATTGACCATAATATTATGTATAAAACGTATGCGCATAATCCATTTTATCGTGAAAGCAAGAATAATGTGACAGGTATGATGGAGGAAGTGAATGTGGGAGAAGCGGTAATAGACTATAACGTATATTACGATGTTGAGGCATCTGATAAGGGAGCTGCGGCGCTAGAGAAATACCAAAATTTAGGAGTAGATGAACATAGCATAATTGCGGATCCTAAATTTAGAGATATAGCAACAGGAGATTTTGAGTTATGTCCAGATTCACCAGCATTGAAACTAGGATTTAAAAATATCGATATGTCAGTTATAGGATTGACCGATGAATTTAGCAAAAAATACGATATGCTAGTTAGAGAACAGTTGGGAAATGACTATGATGATTTTGGGGTGCTTGAAAAATTATGTGTAGATAAGAATAAAAAAACTGTTGAACAAGAAAGCGATTTTAATACAGTATTCGGAACAGATTTTTAGAAGAATACTTTAGTGGGTAGCAGCTAAGATATAATATAAGATGATGGGGAGAGAAAAATATATGATTAATAAGAAGTTTGATGTCGCGGTAGTAGGTGGAGGTTTGAGTGGAATTTGTGCGGCTATCGCTGCCGCAAGAGGTGGTGTGTCAGTAGCATTGATTCAAGATAGGCCTGTTTTGGGGGGAAATGCAAGTTCTGAAATTAGAATGCATATATGCGGAGCAAGCCGAGGCGGCGGCAGAAAAAATGATAGAGAAACTGGAATAATAGAAGAAATATTACTAGAGCATAAGAAGCGAAATCAGTTTAATTCATATGCCATATTTGATATGATATTGTGGGAAAAAGTAACGCAGGAGCCAAATATTACGTTATTTTTGAATACACATGTAAAAGCAATAACAATAGATAACTGGAGTATTAGTAGTGTAATTGCTTTTCAGTTAACAACAGAAAAAAGCATTAATATAGCAGCAAAGATATTTGTAGATGCGACAGGAGACGCGATGGTTGCGGCACTTGCGGGAGCCAAATATATGATAGGGCAAGAAGCTCAAGAAACTTTTAATGAGAAATACGCACCGCAAAAAGCTGATGAATATACTATGGGGAGCTCGCTGTTGTTTAAATCGGTTGATAGAGGAGAAAAAGTTGAGTTTATAAAACCGGTATGGGCAAATACGTATACAGAAGAAGATCTGGCATTGCGAAAACATGATGATGTTAAATCGGGATATTGGTGGATTGAGCTGGGAGGCGCGGCGCAAAAGGTAATAGAAGATGCGGAAGAAATCAGAGA is a genomic window of Candidatus Epulonipiscium viviparus containing:
- a CDS encoding alpha/beta hydrolase translates to MRNKNHPPIHITTGNDNGILCLHGLFGSPNQFIPFLSIFQSLGLDVHAPLLPGHGGSCKDFSHSNKLHWKSCAQSEIYKMHQQYKNVYLMGHSMGALFCLDFADTINAAGIILLNPPMKISLSATKMKMCLGVVTKKKEISTVFNRGESRPLYSIQNGSWYEYIPWIIPISGIYSLINATKKKLPSFKIPTLIFQSQLDETLNYKGVFSYQNMLGSDNLQIVLLNNSTHCFFPKSDLYIVQTLVSQFLELNSR
- a CDS encoding right-handed parallel beta-helix repeat-containing protein, translated to MSRYTYADFYVATNGNDSWSGKLAVPNEELTDGPFLTLEKARRAVRIFKKGVYRDIYVLIRGGEYSINRTINFVPNDSHYPGFRIVYAAYQDETPIFSSDAKIEGWTLATDVAGLPEKAVGKVYEAAIPKMGKERFYCLFENGKMLTRARSRSYLPTVKVNCKDGWGNIHEVVEADRSTIHYAEGSIKNWDNLSDIELFIQPNVGFVTNYLSLESVDEANSIATTAIPATYGMGIVHKGAQTFDDGSYRVENCIEDLDAPGKWVINTNVKKVYYYPINEVPENVTYPSLTELVFVDGHELGGIVTGLVFEGITFTRGDRAVMLENDITLQHEWEFFNKSNALVRFRNTKECVVDGCRFCNTGSSAIRFDLYAQCNIVKNNLIDYVGGSGILFAGYGPGVKDVNRCNRIENNHIHHNGQSYYQAPAIMLWQSGDNFVKNNLMHHITYDAIVLSGVRPSFYHAKGFLREMTETIRVNEVVQDSLYAEARTPKEVGEYWGKTLGYAFTKNNIIEDNEMFLVMLKLFDGNAIYLSDVGRNNVINRNYIHHLNGVGMQQAIRTDAYVTDTPITNNIVYNCTGGGINTKHYNNHVINNIIADIRDIVYLNDAGKENRMFIGYISLWGIYETEAPPNVDVQIDHNIMYKTYAHNPFYRESKNNVTGMMEEVNVGEAVIDYNVYYDVEASDKGAAALEKYQNLGVDEHSIIADPKFRDIATGDFELCPDSPALKLGFKNIDMSVIGLTDEFSKKYDMLVREQLGNDYDDFGVLEKLCVDKNKKTVEQESDFNTVFGTDF